The following are encoded together in the Lathyrus oleraceus cultivar Zhongwan6 chromosome 3, CAAS_Psat_ZW6_1.0, whole genome shotgun sequence genome:
- the LOC127130160 gene encoding uncharacterized protein LOC127130160 codes for MEGYQPIKFDFPYEDIMVIKDCETLGPNEGPEPGSQWMLVFDGALNAVGREIIALITFPTSFHIPFTIMLCFTCTSNMAKYKACILGINEVIDLRVKILEVYEDYVRKLITYFDEITFHYIPREENQLADALTTLASMFKVKWHNEAPSLTIQLMDGPSYCVAVETITHNEPWFYDIKQFLHKQEYPINASSGDKKLL; via the coding sequence ATGGAAGGTTATCAACCTATAAAGTTTGACTTCCCTTACGAAGATATTATGGTGATAAAGGATTGTGAGACCCTGGGTCCCaatgaaggacccgaaccaggaTCACAATGGATGCTTGTGTTTGATGGTGCCTTAAACGCAGTAGGACGTGAAATCATAGCTCTCATAACCTTTCCTACAAGTTTCCATATTCCCTTCACAATTATGTTATGCTTCACATGCACTAGTAATATGGCCAAATACAAAGCGTGTATCCTGGGAATTAATGAAGTCATCGACCTAAGAGTCAAAATCTTAGAAGTATATGAAGACTATGTCCGAAAATTGATCACATACTTCGATGAGATCACTTTCCACTATATTCCTCGGGAAGAGAATCAACTAGCAGACGCCTTGACCACTTTAGCATCCATGTTCAAAGTTAAGTGGCACAATGAAGCACCATCTTTAACAATTCAGCTCATGGACGGGCCATCATATTGTGTAGCAGTTGAAACGATAACACATAATGAACCTTGGTTTTATGACATTAAACAATTCCTTCATAAACAAGAGTACCCTATAAATGCTTCTAGTGGAGATAAAAAATTACTCTGA